Proteins from a single region of Synergistaceae bacterium:
- the xth gene encoding exodeoxyribonuclease III: protein MKKLRLATFNVNSVRSRMPILERWLPDSGVDILCLQETKVVDADFPAAAFEAMGYEARYCGEKSYNGVAFVVSKKLGVAESAVRFGFGDGEDPDFPTRVAFMRIPEISVLNTYVPQGKEIIHPDYALKKRFLERTADFFAREVKSGERFVWVGDMNVAPTDIDVTHPENKRNHVCCHHEIREKFEKTVGWGLVDMLRRFHPEEGTFTFFDYRVKDALARNTGWRIDHVLAAPALAERTLDCFVDREPRGWEKPSDHTPVIADFEI, encoded by the coding sequence ATGAAAAAACTGCGTCTTGCGACGTTCAACGTCAACTCGGTGCGCAGCCGAATGCCCATTCTGGAGCGCTGGCTGCCGGATTCGGGAGTGGACATACTTTGTTTGCAGGAAACGAAAGTTGTCGACGCCGATTTTCCGGCGGCGGCTTTCGAGGCGATGGGGTACGAAGCCCGGTATTGCGGTGAAAAATCCTACAACGGAGTGGCCTTTGTCGTTTCGAAAAAACTCGGGGTTGCCGAGTCTGCGGTTCGGTTTGGTTTTGGAGACGGGGAGGACCCTGATTTTCCCACCCGGGTCGCTTTCATGAGGATTCCGGAAATCTCCGTTCTCAACACCTACGTTCCTCAGGGAAAGGAGATCATCCATCCGGATTACGCCCTGAAGAAGCGTTTTCTGGAGCGAACGGCGGATTTTTTCGCCCGGGAGGTGAAAAGCGGGGAGCGTTTCGTCTGGGTCGGGGATATGAACGTGGCGCCCACGGACATCGACGTCACTCATCCCGAAAATAAACGGAACCACGTGTGCTGTCACCATGAGATCCGGGAGAAATTCGAAAAGACGGTGGGCTGGGGACTCGTTGACATGCTGCGTCGCTTCCATCCGGAGGAGGGGACCTTCACCTTTTTCGACTATCGGGTAAAGGACGCGCTGGCCCGGAACACGGGATGGAGGATCGACCACGTCCTGGCCGCTCCCGCTCTGGCGGAGCGCACCCTGGATTGCTTTGTGGACCGGGAGCCCCGGGGCTGGGAAAAACCCTCGGATCACACTCCCGTTATCGCGGACTTCGAAATATAA